The Haloferax marinisediminis nucleotide sequence GTATCATCTCGGGCAACTCGATGGCGTGTTCGTCCAGAAATTCGATGGTTCGTACGGATTGACGCAGGCAGGAGAGCGTGTCGTCCGAACGATTCACGCTGGGACGTACACCGAACGACCCACCTTCGAGGCGACGCCGATAGACGGGTCGTGCCCGCACTGTGCTAGCACCGGGTTGGTCGCAGCGTTCGAAGACCCGTTCTTGACCGTGGCGTGCAGTTCCTGTGACGAGACTGTCGCACGATACGACCTTCCACCGGCGCAGGCAGCAGACCGGTCGCCGACTCAAACACTCCAGTCCTGTGACCGCCGTGTGTACCACGAGCTGGGTATGGCCCTCGAAGGGACGTGTCCGACGTGTGGGGGTGTGATGGACGCGTCGAGTCGTCCGCGGGAGTCACCGCGCTCGAACGAGTTCGTCGTCCTCGTCTCCTGTAGGCGTTGTTTCAATCAGGTGTACGCACCCGTCGAACTCTGTGTGTTCTACCACCCTGCACTCGTTGCTGCCTATTGGAAATCGGGGCGGAACGCTATGGACGTCCGTCCGTGGGAGGTGTACTCGCACACGCGTGACTGGTCCGTCGACATTGAGTCCACAGACCCCTTCGAGGCTCACGTCGAGACAGACGTCTCCGAGGACGTGTTTATCGTGAAAGTCACAGACGGGCGCGTACACATCGACGTCGAGCCGTGAGGTAGCTCAAACTTTTTTGAGTTGTGCCTCTGACAATATGTAAATTAGTAGATAAGTTATATCTGTGCCCCCCGCGAATCTCCATGTATGGCCCCCGTTTCCGACTGGATTCAGCGACATCGCATCGCCGCGTTCTTCCTCCTCACGTACGCCATCTCGTGGGGCATCGAAGGTGCCGTGAAACTCGCGGGCATGGAACCCTCGTGGACGACGTGGTTCTTCGAGGGGTTCTTGAGTCCCTTGTCACCCGGCGTCGCCGCCGCGATCGTCCTCACTGTGAGTGGTGAGTCGGTCCGCGAGTGGTTGCGTGACATCCTCAAATTCCGCGTCCACCCCAAGTGGTACGTCCTCGCAATAGCCATCCCGTTCGTCATCACCTACGCATCGGGAATCGCCTCGTGGGCACTCGGTGGTCCTGTCGACTGGAGTTCCTTCGAGTTCGACCCCATCTCTATCGTCATCGGCATCGTCCTCGGAACGCTCCTCGGTGGCGGTCAAGAGGAACTTGGGTGGCGTGGGTTCGCCCAGCCCGAGTTGCAGGAACGCTACGGTGCGTTCCGGGCGGCCGTCGTCATCGGGGTGCTGTGGGGTGGATGGCACCTTCCACAGTTCGTCTTCCCCGGCGGGATGCGTGCTGACTGGCCGCTGGCGCTGACAGCCTCGTACTTCGTCGGAATCGTGGCGTTCTCGATTCTTCTCGCGTGGATCTACAACGGGTCGGGTGGGAGTGCCTTTCTCGCGATGCTCATGCACGGGACGGACAACTCGACGCAGGGCAGGGTTCCACTCGACCTCGACATCGCCCTCACTGGGAACGTCATCAACTGGGACTCACTCGTGTCGATGTACGTCTCGCACGCACTCATCACGTGGGCCATCGTCGCCATCGTCGTCGCGGTCGTCGGAATCCAGTTGTCTGCTGGACGGAGTGGGATTAACAGCGCTGCCGGCCAGGTGGAGGACTGAAAAACGTGGACAACGACCGACAGATGCACGACGGTGATACCCGCCCGTCACCGACAATCGACAGACAGAATCAGGTCGACCGACTCTGGGACCACCTCGAGGCGACCCTCCCCCGATTCGAAGCGCTCCCAGGGGTCGTGGGTGTGACACTCAACGGTGGCATCTCACGCGGGTACGGAGACGAACTGTCCGAAATAGACGTGACGCTCTACCTAACCGACACGGTACACGAAGCGTGGGTAGCTGGACGAGCACCCATCGCCACCGGCATCACCGTCGTAGACGGCCAGTTATACGACATCGCAGTCGAACGAATCGAGGCAGTCGAAGAAGGAACGTGGTCGGAGACGGAAC carries:
- a CDS encoding ArsR/SmtB family transcription factor, encoding MTDDGAPNPESAFAALGSELRLRILRVIEAAERQTGSRLTFSELYDRIDIESTSQLSYHLGQLDGVFVQKFDGSYGLTQAGERVVRTIHAGTYTERPTFEATPIDGSCPHCASTGLVAAFEDPFLTVACSSCDETVARYDLPPAQAADRSPTQTLQSCDRRVYHELGMALEGTCPTCGGVMDASSRPRESPRSNEFVVLVSCRRCFNQVYAPVELCVFYHPALVAAYWKSGRNAMDVRPWEVYSHTRDWSVDIESTDPFEAHVETDVSEDVFIVKVTDGRVHIDVEP
- a CDS encoding CPBP family intramembrane glutamic endopeptidase, whose product is MAPVSDWIQRHRIAAFFLLTYAISWGIEGAVKLAGMEPSWTTWFFEGFLSPLSPGVAAAIVLTVSGESVREWLRDILKFRVHPKWYVLAIAIPFVITYASGIASWALGGPVDWSSFEFDPISIVIGIVLGTLLGGGQEELGWRGFAQPELQERYGAFRAAVVIGVLWGGWHLPQFVFPGGMRADWPLALTASYFVGIVAFSILLAWIYNGSGGSAFLAMLMHGTDNSTQGRVPLDLDIALTGNVINWDSLVSMYVSHALITWAIVAIVVAVVGIQLSAGRSGINSAAGQVED